GTTCCACTAGGTATACTGCATATTCCAATATGTgtaactttttctttcttcaatcCTCAAGACACCGAGGAAAACATAAAAGGTGAGACTAACTCAGAAATTTCCATCATTGATGCAACATTGAAAGAGGAACTACTGCGAGATGGTGTATTGACGGTTACGCTAAACAAAAACCGTGAAGTGGTACAAGTTTCCAAAGCGGGTGGTTTACCAATGGATGCGTTGACGCTAATGAAATGTTGTCACGAGGCTTACAGCATTATTGAGAAAATAACTGATCAAATACTGCAGCTTTTAAAGGAGGATTCagaaaagagaaacaaGTATGCAGCCATGCTTACATCTGAAAATGCCCGCGAGATCTAATATTAACGAAAAAACTGAAATAAAAGCAACGcttatacatatacatgCATGCATtaatatatgtatatatatcgGTACGTATAGATTGTAAAATTACACTTACTACTAAAGGCAGTATGAAAGACGCCCGCAGTTTTTTTCCTACTGTTTTCTTGACTGCGGTGTTcaaaaacataaaaatcATTAAATTACTATAAAACAAACGCATACtgcgaagaaaaaaggcTCGGCTATAAATGCATATGAgaaaatattatcttttgCCTCCCTGCTTAATTTCTGAAGGCATGTACtatccaaaagaaaaatcttgaaagaaaacaaatcccattattcttattattaaaacaaaaacttcgtcatcgtcatcacATAAAAAAGACCTACCATTGTCAAACTGTACAACAGCAAcacaataataatgacgatgatgagTTCCTCGAGAAACCCTAGAACGGCGTTATAACACTGTTTGAGGGTATTACTTTTTCCACTACTCTCGTGGCGCGGAAGACCTGCTTCCAAATCTACTGTGTAATCAATACACTTAACCTCCTCTCTCTCCCCTTGTGCGTCAGAAAACTCTGCCTGTCTTATTTCCTTCTCCTGTTGTCCTATTTTCAGTACATCATCGATGCACCTCGAGGTATCTTCCATCTTGGTGTCAGGTTGAAAAACAATTGCTgtcgtttttttttagttcaACAAGTTTGGTATGGCAGTTGACAAAAATTCTATTTGGGCTGCAATGAATCAAAGTGTACAAACATCTGGTGAAATCGTTCAAGTTTTATACTGAatagaaaacaaaagataAGGTTCTGCGCATCgcaaataataaattaCTAGCGCGCCATACAAGAGACGagtctatttttttccgcCAGACGACACAAAAAAGAACCCGTGCAAATATTATATCCCACCTCCCACGTGTCAGCGAAGCTCGGAACTGCGTAACATTATAGGGCAGAACATCCAAAtggaaaaagtaataaCACTATTTGCGATGTTAGTGGCCATCCTGCGTCGTTCGGATAGGTTAGGACGGGCTGATGAATATACGGGTGTAATAAAAATGACACCACGTTATCAGGGTTTTCATGACAGTGCAAACTAATATATGTCATATTATTTTAAGTGGGCTCATTTATTTAcatgtttattttttattgtaaTTTGCGTATGTATCATTACACGCTAATGCACATTTGCACGTTCTAATAATGAAGGTCGTCCGTCATAAGCAATTAGGAAATGAGAAATCTTGATTTTATCGCTAAAAAACGCTTTCTCTTGTGGCAGGAGCAGATCTCTTACATATGTAGTTATTTAGTCGCTTCTAAGAGCCAGATCAGGTGCGTGGATTCATATAATAtccctttttcaataacaaCGTTATAAGGAAACGTTGGgtaaaagaatattaatTACTGAGTGGAACTTTTTCTCATTGTTCTGTGTATATACAATgttgtatctcaaaatgagaTATGTCAGTATGACAATACGTCATCCTAAACGTtcataaaacacatatgaaacaaccttataacaaaacgaacaacatGAGATAAAACACGGCCTTCCCTAGCTGAACTACCCAAACGTATAAATGCTTGAACAATCAGTTTAGATCCGAGATTCCGCGCTTCCACCACTTAGtatgattcatattttatataatacaTAAGATAAGTAACATTCCGTGAATTAATCTGATAAACCGTTTTGACAACTGGTTACTTCCCTAAGACTGTTTATATCAGGATTGTCAAGACACTCCGGTATTACTCGAGCCCGTAATACAACATACAAAAGTAACTCttatttacaaaaaaatctcttACTTTGTAGCATCTAGATCATCATTCGTGGGTTCTGAGCAGTAGGAAGAATATTTCTGGTAGAAATGATAAATTTCAAAGCACAGTTCGAAAGCAATCAGGTATATAATTATCCATTCCAAAAAAGTGCTGTTTCTCTCGTTTAAAAGAGAGATGAGGGCTCGACACTCGTCCGTAGAATAGTCCAGCTTGCTGTTCAGAATATTTATTCTTGGGCCTATGTCCAAATACCTCGaaacatttttaaaaatcTCTTCCAATTGAGGTTCACTCCAATAAAGATCAGGGGTCTCAATTAGTTCTGAATAGAGGTTCAACTTTCCTCTAATTAGAAAAAGGCGGCCTATTGACTTTAATGCATCACTTGACCTTAGATTTAACTTTGTTCCCttagaaatattttctgtTATTGTTCTGGTCTTTGATATATGTTTTTCCATTGCTTCTTCTAGGACTGCCAAGTTGGTGCTTCTCGATAGCCCACTTGAGAATGCCGCCTTATCTAGCATTCCTTGATCAGAATCCAAGGAGTTAATTATTATCAAATCTCCAGAAAGAAAGCTTTCGCATGCAATTCTCGGTGTTACCTTATTATCCAAACTGGAAAGCTTATCAAAATCTTGTTCCCCTTCTATTTCCACATAATCCATGTCCTCAGTCTCAAAGTCTTCTCCGTTCAGTGGATTTAAACTCGCTGCTTTAACTATAGGCACTATGCAGTTTCGAACACTAGATTCACTGAAGCCCCAGCTTACAATAGATCCATTTTGACCTAAAATCATTACGTCACCTTTATTGCCATTATCCTGATAACTAAATGACACGATTTCATCAGGTATCAAATTTGTCGGTTGTAATCCTTGCATAGTAAGCAATTTCATGCATCTTTTGAGATCATAACCCTCTCCGGTGGTAATGGTGATACAACTCTTCACTTTTAAGTGATCTTTACTTAAAGAATCCTCCAGAATATCACGTCCATTCTCCTGCTTTCTGTGGTTTGGCACAAAACTTCGTCTCAAATAGCGAGTAGAATTCTTCGGGTTTTTAAGCATCTTCATTGTCTTGATATTCGTATCCACTGACTTGTGTTCCCTATTGGTCTTCTTCTCTGTAGCTAGTTTACCTTTCCAACGGCCATCTTGCACTTCTAAATTCTGTATTGATAAACTAGTTCCTAACCGTCTAATTTGGAATCGTGATACGAAACCGAATGTGCTAGTCAAACTTCTGAATGAAAGCATTCTTCACGCCATATTATGATCATTTATTAAATGTCTCCCGTAGGAGCTAGAGGAGCCTCACACAACATACGCACACATTTATATTCACcgaaaaattaaatacaAAATGGAAAGTAGAGAAAGGAGAGAAGAAGTAGACCATCTCATTAAACCTACATTTGTCTTTAGTATCAGGAATATGTATAAGAAAGGTGACCTACCCCCTTTACAACGGTGAATTAGATGAATCAGCTAGCCTAAATATAGTATCTAAGACATTGTATATACTTTACCTTTAACTGATGCGTTATAGCGCCGCACAGATCTTTAAAGGCCTACCTCTGTAAATCGATAACAGATGATTTTCCGGTTTTGTGGCAGTATAATATTGCCCACCTATTCCCTTTATGAGCCTCTTTGGAGAGGTTATTATAAATGCTCGTGGCAAAGCTTCTAGGAGTCGAGTTATTACCTGACCCAAAAACTTTTCTCAGCCATTCTTCCTTCTGAGCCAAAGAAGTAATTGAGATTATTTCTAAAGTTTCATCTCTTAAGGCATCAACAGTGATAATTGGTGCATTGGATAAATTGTGTAATATCATATTCGAAGAATTTCTGGCTGCATCCTCATAAACCCACTTTTCCCTTTTATTAGCTTTCTTAGATCTTGTAGCCATGTTTGGAACATAAATTACCTTTTGATTATTAGTCGAACCAGCAACAACATCATCTATGTCACCTTCTTGACTACTACCGGCACTGCTGTTTTCATCCCATCTTTTAAATTCATCAGCCTTATCGCCCAAAGTGAGACTATCGTTGATCAAAGATTTATTACCAGTTTCTTGTTGGTACAAGGTTAAAAACTCATCAAGATCTAAATCTATGTCAACATTAGtgctcaatttttttatttttaatggCTTGTACTTTCTCTTGTGATTGGTTAGTGGATACGCTTGTTGCTTAATCAGCAAAATCCAGTCTATACCATCCTGTTGAGCGCCAGTAACGACATCATCCACCGAGGAACAATCCCTTAACATATCCGCTTTAATGTTTTGCTTCCACAATGTATTCAGTATTGTAACCCCGATTGTGTCCAACAAAGAGTTCGAAAAACTCGATATCAATACATCACACCTGCTTGGCTTCCAATCAACAGCTGtatctttcaaaaacctatttctcttctttatcCTATTTCCAGAAGCGAGTTTGAAATAGTTTTGGGCTATACCGAATATTGTTTCCCACGCTAAGTTGAAACCTACAGCCTTACGAGTATTGCTGCTCTTTTTTCCTGATGGTCTGGCAAAAAAGGATATCAAAGTGTCATACCTCCCTCCAGCAGCTATCATATTACGTGAGGATCCATCGTCATAAACTGCATGAAACATGATACCTCCTTTGTAAAAAGCGCTATTGTAGTTACTCAAAGGAGATATCACAACATTTCTTGCAACTTCTAAGGGTTTTAGGTAACTGAGAACCTTTGATATATGGGACAAAGAGtcctcaattttttttagatgCGGACTATCAATCATCAATTTATACAGGCGTTTTTTGGCTGCTTCGAAGTCCAGTCTAAAATCAAATAACTCCAAATCATTCAATGCCGTAGAAGATATGTTCAGTTGCGCCTTTAGTTCATTCTTTACTTCCTTGAAGGACCTTGCAAAGCCTACTTGCGACAACATTCGTGAAACTAGAGGCCTTTGGGCTTTATCAATATTTGTAAAGTTGAAAACACTCTCCAAAATATCAGCATGATTTAATATGAAAAAAGTGTTTGTTTTCTCAAATACAGGAAATACGGTTAATATTTCATCGATAATTTTCAAGCTTTCTGCATCATAAAATCCTGACTCTGaggaagattttgaaattatgTCGAAGTCAATCTCACCAAACTTTCTAGGTTCCAAACTTGACCTTGAATGATCAGGAGGTCGGTAAACGTGCTGCATCCTATATTGCTTAGAAATCAGACTTGGATTTTTAGATAGATACCTAGCCATAGGATAAGTTAAATCATATTGTAACTGCAAGACGGTACCGCCCTTGTCAAGCACTTCATATACATTCTGCGTACCGTATATGGGGGCctttggaaaaatcctCGGAGGAgcattattttcaattcctCCATGTTtcctgaaaattttaactACCTCTTCTGTCATTTGGGACCTGAGAATGTTTGCGAAAGGAGTGGATGTTGGAACTGAGTTATCAAATAGAATATCATTTGTTAGACTGTAAGATTGGTTAAATAAACTTTCTCGAACTTGCTGTTGCCAAGGGGATGAAGGATTCGACAAACTTTTTAAAGCCTCTTTGATTACTTCATCCTGATGCTTCACAGGAAGCCAACCACTATTTAATAATGTCCTAGCACCAGGCCTTTTATTGGGATCATGGTCTATGAGTAACCttataattttcttttcaactttcATCTTATTATCGTCGAAATCAGGAGGAAATTCTATCGACACTGATCgtaactttttcaaaatattaacTCTCTCCATACCTGTACTGAAAGGATAGatcatttcaaaaaaaatgattcCAAGTGAATACATATcaatcttttcattataGTGACCTGTACCATCTAAA
This is a stretch of genomic DNA from Saccharomyces cerevisiae S288C chromosome IV, complete sequence. It encodes these proteins:
- the PHM6 gene encoding Phm6p (hypothetical protein; expression is regulated by phosphate levels); the protein is MEDTSRCIDDVLKIGQQEKEIRQAEFSDAQGEREEVKCIDYTVDLEAGLPRHESSGKSNTLKQCYNAVLGFLEELIIVIIIVLLLYSLTMVGLFYVMTMTKFLF
- the MRX10 gene encoding Mrx10p (Mitochondrial inner membrane hypothetical protein; associates with mitochondrial ribosome; localizes to the inner membrane with the C terminus facing the intermembrane space; ortholog of human RMND1, mutation in which is implicated in infantile encephaloneuromyopathy and defective mitochondrial translation); amino-acid sequence: MLSFRSLTSTFGFVSRFQIRRLGTSLSIQNLEVQDGRWKGKLATEKKTNREHKSVDTNIKTMKMLKNPKNSTRYLRRSFVPNHRKQENGRDILEDSLSKDHLKVKSCITITTGEGYDLKRCMKLLTMQGLQPTNLIPDEIVSFSYQDNGNKGDVMILGQNGSIVSWGFSESSVRNCIVPIVKAASLNPLNGEDFETEDMDYVEIEGEQDFDKLSSLDNKVTPRIACESFLSGDLIIINSLDSDQGMLDKAAFSSGLSRSTNLAVLEEAMEKHISKTRTITENISKGTKLNLRSSDALKSIGRLFLIRGKLNLYSELIETPDLYWSEPQLEEIFKNVSRYLDIGPRINILNSKLDYSTDECRALISLLNERNSTFLEWIIIYLIAFELCFEIYHFYQKYSSYCSEPTNDDLDATK